From the Octadecabacter antarcticus 307 genome, one window contains:
- a CDS encoding cupin domain-containing protein, producing the protein MTAQDIIDALNLTPHPEGGFYRQTWIDSAADGRPTGTCIYFLLKSGEASHWHRVDGVEIWHYHAGAPLILSISTTDTGPRTETSLGPDIMAGQRPQGIVPKDAWQAARTTGDWTLVSCTVSPGFSFDGFTLAPPDFNIPGET; encoded by the coding sequence ATGACAGCACAAGACATCATCGACGCCCTGAACCTCACCCCGCACCCTGAAGGCGGGTTTTATCGCCAAACGTGGATCGATTCTGCGGCCGATGGCCGCCCAACCGGAACCTGCATCTACTTTCTGCTCAAATCAGGCGAGGCCAGCCACTGGCACCGCGTTGACGGCGTCGAAATCTGGCACTACCACGCTGGCGCGCCTCTGATCCTCAGCATTTCGACCACAGATACAGGTCCCAGAACCGAAACCTCCCTCGGCCCCGACATCATGGCAGGCCAGCGCCCCCAAGGCATCGTGCCCAAAGACGCATGGCAGGCCGCGCGCACCACCGGCGATTGGACACTGGTCAGCTGCACCGTCAGCCCTGGCTTCTCATTTGACGGCTTTACCCTCGCTCCACCAGATTTCAACATCCCCGGGGAAACGTAG
- a CDS encoding NAD(P)/FAD-dependent oxidoreductase yields MKVIVVGAGIIGASIAWHLSRTGAEVIVIDGGAAGASSQSFGWINASFYADTAHHRLQVAGIAAYGRLMAVQPDLPIQMSGALWWEEQGAALHKMKAQLDAVGYPVAHLNGLQAEALEPDVRELPSDVLRFAHEGAADAGVLAAALLTASGARIVSGIQVLGIAQKDGAVCGFETRVGPIAAQHVVVAAGTGSPDILSSLGIKLPMLVRPGVLVTTKPVAVKLAHVLVTPHGEVRQLPDGRILASAVANHQGDEASDMTEQAEDIAARVLHWLDPMIAGATLDWDRVALAYRPMPADGFPVIGAVEPTGLHIAVMHSGVTLAAIAGEAVAAEVLGQGAEYVALLAPYRPSRFQ; encoded by the coding sequence ATGAAAGTGATCGTTGTTGGCGCGGGAATAATTGGTGCTTCGATTGCGTGGCATCTGTCACGAACCGGCGCTGAGGTGATCGTGATCGATGGTGGTGCTGCTGGCGCCAGTTCGCAGTCGTTCGGTTGGATCAACGCGAGCTTTTATGCAGACACCGCGCATCACCGTCTGCAGGTTGCGGGGATCGCGGCGTATGGGCGGCTTATGGCGGTGCAGCCTGATCTACCGATCCAGATGTCAGGCGCGCTTTGGTGGGAAGAACAAGGCGCTGCGTTGCACAAGATGAAGGCGCAATTGGATGCGGTCGGGTACCCGGTTGCGCATTTGAACGGCCTGCAAGCGGAGGCGTTAGAGCCTGATGTGCGTGAATTGCCCAGTGATGTGTTGCGGTTTGCGCATGAAGGCGCCGCAGACGCAGGCGTGCTGGCTGCGGCGTTACTGACGGCATCGGGCGCGCGTATTGTGTCGGGCATTCAAGTGCTTGGCATTGCCCAAAAAGACGGCGCGGTGTGCGGATTTGAGACGAGAGTCGGCCCCATCGCGGCGCAGCATGTTGTGGTCGCGGCGGGCACTGGGTCGCCGGACATCCTGTCCAGTCTTGGGATCAAATTGCCGATGCTGGTGCGCCCCGGTGTGTTGGTGACGACAAAGCCCGTGGCGGTGAAACTTGCGCATGTTCTGGTGACGCCGCATGGCGAAGTGCGCCAGCTGCCAGACGGTCGTATTTTGGCGTCAGCGGTTGCGAACCATCAAGGTGATGAAGCGTCCGACATGACGGAACAGGCTGAGGATATTGCAGCGCGGGTCTTGCATTGGCTTGACCCGATGATTGCAGGTGCGACGCTTGACTGGGACCGGGTTGCGCTGGCCTATCGGCCGATGCCCGCAGACGGTTTTCCTGTGATCGGGGCGGTGGAACCGACGGGCCTGCACATCGCGGTTATGCACTCTGGCGTGACTTTGGCTGCGATTGCAGGAGAGGCTGTGGCGGCTGAGGTTTTGGGGCAGGGCGCGGAGTATGTGGCGCTGTTGGCGCCGTACCGACCTAGTCGATTCCAATGA
- the eno gene encoding phosphopyruvate hydratase codes for MSTIIDIHAREILDSRGNPTVEVDVTLEDGTMGRAAVPSGASTGVHEAVEKRDGDKSRYMGKGVLQAVDSVNGEIADTIVGFDATEQVAIDMAMIELDGTDNKGRLGANAILGVSLAVAKAAADYMGQPLFRYIGGTSARVLPVPMMNIINGGEHADNPIDIQEFMIMPVSATNIRDAVRMGSEVFHTLKGELTAAGLSTGIGDEGGFAPNISSTRDALDFILKSVEKAGYKPGEDIYLALDCAATEYYEGGKYEMKGEGKSLTSAENVDYLEALVNDYPIISIEDGMSEDDWDGWNALTARLGDKIQLVGDDLFVTNPARLAMGIEQKSANSMLVKVNQIGTLTETLTAVDMAHRARFTNVMSHRSGETEDATIADLAVATNCGQIKTGSLARSDRLAKYNQLIRIEEMLGETAIFAGRSILR; via the coding sequence ATGAGCACGATCATCGACATCCATGCCCGCGAAATTCTCGATAGTCGGGGCAACCCGACGGTTGAGGTCGATGTGACGCTCGAAGATGGCACAATGGGCCGTGCGGCGGTGCCATCGGGTGCGTCCACAGGCGTTCATGAAGCCGTCGAAAAGCGGGACGGCGACAAATCCCGCTACATGGGCAAAGGCGTTCTGCAGGCGGTCGATTCCGTAAACGGCGAAATCGCAGACACCATTGTTGGTTTTGATGCCACCGAACAGGTGGCCATCGACATGGCGATGATCGAACTTGATGGCACAGACAACAAGGGCCGTTTAGGTGCAAACGCGATCCTTGGCGTGTCCCTCGCTGTCGCCAAAGCCGCCGCAGACTATATGGGCCAACCGCTGTTTCGCTACATTGGCGGAACGTCCGCGCGGGTCCTTCCCGTTCCGATGATGAACATCATCAACGGTGGCGAACATGCTGATAACCCAATCGATATTCAAGAATTCATGATCATGCCAGTGTCTGCAACGAACATCCGCGACGCGGTGCGCATGGGCTCAGAAGTGTTCCACACCCTCAAGGGTGAATTGACAGCCGCTGGCCTGTCCACAGGTATTGGCGACGAAGGCGGCTTTGCTCCCAACATCAGCTCCACCCGCGACGCCCTTGATTTCATTTTGAAATCTGTCGAAAAAGCAGGCTACAAACCGGGTGAGGACATTTATCTCGCACTCGATTGCGCCGCCACCGAATACTACGAGGGGGGCAAGTATGAGATGAAGGGCGAAGGTAAATCTCTCACCTCGGCAGAAAATGTCGATTACCTCGAAGCGCTGGTGAATGACTACCCGATCATCTCAATCGAAGACGGCATGTCCGAAGACGATTGGGACGGCTGGAACGCCCTCACAGCGCGTCTTGGTGACAAAATCCAACTCGTCGGTGACGATTTATTCGTGACCAACCCCGCGCGTCTGGCCATGGGCATAGAACAGAAGTCCGCGAATTCAATGTTGGTCAAAGTCAATCAGATCGGCACGCTGACCGAAACGCTGACAGCCGTCGACATGGCCCACCGCGCGCGGTTTACCAACGTGATGTCGCACCGCTCTGGCGAAACCGAAGACGCGACAATTGCCGACCTCGCGGTTGCCACAAACTGCGGTCAGATCAAAACGGGGTCATTGGCGCGGTCCGACAGGCTCGCCAAATACAACCAGCTGATCCGTATTGAGGAAATGCTGGGCGAAACAGCAATTTTTGCAGGCCGTTCAATCCTGCGCTAG
- a CDS encoding DMT family transporter: MENLRGAVFMTFSMLAFAIEDVLIKTLGARIPIGQILSVIGAGAAIAFVVWFIAKGQPVFVAAHLNGRVWARGFFEVIGTMLFLTALMQLDVTMLSAIIQATPLVVAMGGAIFLGQTVGWKRWTAILVGFVGVLIIIRPGLDGVSVATLLGIGGMLGLAGRDLATRAINVPISGAHLSLHAFLLLIPAGLVLCWLNGQPIVVMSMSDSATLAGCIAVALVAYLSIVAATRAGDAAFISMFRYTRMLFALFLGVVFLNERPDTMTLIGVGIVIAAGLFTFIREARARRTSQAVPEPL; this comes from the coding sequence ATGGAAAACCTCCGCGGCGCGGTGTTTATGACGTTTTCAATGCTCGCGTTTGCAATCGAAGACGTGTTGATCAAAACCTTGGGCGCGCGCATCCCAATCGGCCAAATCCTCAGCGTGATCGGCGCTGGCGCCGCGATTGCCTTTGTCGTTTGGTTCATCGCCAAAGGTCAGCCGGTTTTCGTTGCCGCCCATCTGAACGGCCGTGTCTGGGCCCGTGGGTTCTTTGAGGTCATCGGAACAATGTTGTTTCTCACCGCCCTCATGCAGCTCGACGTGACCATGCTGTCGGCGATCATTCAGGCCACGCCCCTTGTCGTGGCCATGGGGGGTGCGATATTTTTGGGCCAAACCGTCGGCTGGAAACGTTGGACAGCGATCCTTGTGGGCTTCGTGGGGGTGCTGATCATCATCCGCCCCGGACTGGACGGCGTATCGGTTGCAACGCTGCTCGGCATTGGTGGCATGTTGGGCCTTGCGGGGCGCGATCTGGCAACACGTGCCATCAACGTCCCCATCTCTGGGGCGCACTTATCTCTGCATGCCTTTCTGTTGTTGATCCCCGCTGGTCTGGTGCTGTGCTGGCTGAACGGACAACCGATTGTTGTCATGTCCATGTCCGACAGCGCGACCCTCGCGGGTTGCATCGCTGTCGCATTGGTGGCCTATCTCAGCATTGTTGCTGCGACCCGCGCAGGCGATGCGGCTTTCATTTCGATGTTTCGCTACACGCGAATGTTGTTCGCGCTGTTCTTGGGGGTGGTGTTTTTAAATGAACGCCCCGACACCATGACGCTGATCGGCGTCGGCATCGTCATTGCCGCAGGACTGTTCACCTTCATCCGCGAAGCCCGCGCGCGGCGCACTTCCCAAGCCGTGCCTGAGCCGCTATAG
- a CDS encoding NYN domain-containing protein has protein sequence MSDVRPLLAVLIDADNVPARHAEAILKEISGIGEPALRRVYGDWSSISLKGWTEVIPELGLVARQETANTKQKNASDIGLVIDAMDILHGGKFDGFVIVSSDSDFTGLANRLREDGRTVIGIGEAKTPQSLRNVCNRFIFIENLINDEPSVASQDTKRAQPVKALPLFKDAMDKLESEDGWFHLGPIGSQIAAIKPEFDPRSYGHTKLSELAKTLKGLETKSVGNDLFIRIKL, from the coding sequence ATGTCTGATGTTCGCCCCCTCCTCGCCGTGCTGATTGATGCAGATAATGTGCCAGCCCGTCACGCAGAGGCGATCCTGAAAGAAATCTCAGGGATCGGGGAACCCGCTTTGCGCCGCGTTTACGGTGACTGGTCGTCAATTTCACTGAAAGGTTGGACAGAGGTCATTCCTGAACTGGGACTTGTGGCACGCCAAGAAACGGCAAACACCAAACAAAAGAATGCGTCCGACATCGGGTTGGTCATTGATGCGATGGACATCCTGCATGGTGGAAAATTCGACGGGTTTGTTATCGTATCTTCGGACAGCGATTTCACGGGGCTGGCCAATCGCCTGCGCGAAGATGGGCGCACAGTCATCGGTATCGGTGAAGCAAAAACGCCGCAATCCCTGCGCAATGTTTGCAACCGCTTCATTTTTATCGAAAACCTGATCAACGATGAACCCAGCGTGGCCAGTCAAGACACCAAACGCGCCCAACCCGTCAAGGCGCTGCCTCTGTTCAAAGACGCAATGGATAAACTGGAAAGCGAAGATGGCTGGTTTCATCTTGGTCCGATCGGCAGTCAGATCGCCGCCATTAAACCGGAATTCGATCCGCGCAGTTATGGCCATACGAAGCTGTCCGAACTGGCTAAGACCCTAAAGGGCCTCGAAACAAAATCAGTCGGCAATGACCTATTCATCAGGATCAAACTGTAA
- a CDS encoding Fur family transcriptional regulator, whose amino-acid sequence MTDTILSRCEAIGLRLTEQRRTIAGVLESSDDHPDVEELYNRAVAADPRISLATVYRTVKLFEESGILEKHDFGDGRARYETADREHHDHLIDLQSGEVIEFIDAEIEALQDRIADKLGYELKGHRLELYGVPKQKDK is encoded by the coding sequence ATGACCGACACCATCCTATCCCGTTGCGAGGCTATTGGCCTACGCCTCACCGAACAGCGTCGCACCATCGCAGGCGTGCTTGAATCGTCAGACGACCACCCCGACGTCGAAGAGCTGTACAACCGCGCGGTGGCGGCCGACCCACGCATCTCGCTCGCGACGGTCTACCGCACCGTCAAGTTGTTCGAAGAATCCGGCATTCTGGAAAAGCATGATTTCGGCGATGGCCGCGCGCGTTATGAAACTGCGGATCGTGAACACCACGACCATCTGATTGATCTGCAATCGGGTGAAGTGATCGAATTTATCGATGCTGAGATTGAAGCCCTACAAGACCGCATCGCAGACAAGCTCGGATATGAGCTGAAGGGACACAGATTGGAATTATACGGTGTTCCGAAACAGAAAGACAAATAA
- a CDS encoding GNAT family N-acetyltransferase, translating to MQQYPLQQSAAFAHALTAFGTDVSCDAPVILNRQFGPLGRIGFTSRGPLNTDHMRDLRRDGLRVFNAEHDQPAIYKAAGFAQIITPAHLAEWDLRASAQDRRAALHPKWRNQLRKAEAANLHIREVTWRGAPHPLFTHADALALKRRYKPLPTALITTFASLTPHCALIFEASDKGQLIAAILVLRHGPTATYQTAWTSPQGRIHHAHNLLLAHSANRLASLGHLTFDLGLVETDHAAPLARFKLRTGAHLRRLGGTWVAIPGF from the coding sequence TTGCAACAATACCCCCTGCAACAATCCGCTGCGTTTGCCCACGCGCTAACCGCATTCGGAACCGACGTGTCATGCGATGCACCTGTCATCCTCAATCGCCAGTTCGGACCATTGGGGCGGATCGGCTTTACATCGCGCGGGCCGCTAAACACCGATCATATGCGCGATCTGCGCCGTGACGGATTGCGCGTATTCAACGCCGAACACGACCAACCTGCCATCTACAAAGCCGCTGGTTTTGCCCAGATCATCACCCCCGCCCATCTGGCAGAATGGGACCTGCGTGCCAGCGCGCAAGATCGCCGTGCTGCCCTGCACCCAAAATGGCGCAACCAATTGCGCAAAGCCGAAGCGGCCAATCTGCATATTCGTGAGGTTACCTGGCGCGGTGCACCCCACCCACTTTTCACCCACGCAGATGCATTGGCGCTAAAGCGGCGATACAAACCGCTGCCCACCGCACTTATCACGACATTCGCCAGCCTGACCCCACATTGCGCGCTGATTTTTGAAGCCTCCGACAAGGGCCAGTTGATCGCCGCAATTCTGGTTCTGCGTCACGGACCAACTGCGACCTATCAAACCGCATGGACCAGCCCGCAAGGTCGCATCCACCACGCTCACAACCTGCTTCTGGCCCACAGCGCGAACCGCCTTGCCAGCTTGGGTCATCTGACATTTGATCTTGGGCTGGTTGAAACCGACCACGCCGCCCCCCTTGCGCGGTTCAAACTGCGCACAGGCGCGCACTTGCGCAGGCTTGGCGGCACCTGGGTCGCCATTCCTGGTTTTTAA
- the tyrS gene encoding tyrosine--tRNA ligase, protein MTYHPKSDFIRVMMERGFLADCTDYQGLDDAFAAGVVPAYIGFDATAKSLHVGSLIQIMMLRWLQKTGHQPITLMGGGTTKVGDPSFRADERPLLTPDKIDDNISGIKKVFAAYIKYDTGQPNSALMLNNAEWLDDLNYLDFLRDIGKHFSVNRMLSFESVKSRLDREQSLSFLEFNYMILQAYDFLELNRRYGCKLQMGGSDQWGNIVNGIDLTRRVLDHQIFGLTSPLLTTSDGKKMGKSLSGAIWLNDEMLSSYEFWQFWRNTTDSDVGRFLKLYTELPVAECDRLGALEGADINGAKIVLANEVTTLLHGKDAAQAAEKTAKEVFEKGGIGDDLPTLTLAASDLVDGISIVQLIVKSGLAGSGKEAKRLISDGGAKINDDMLTDAGRMITAADLETPIKLSAGKKRHALVQLG, encoded by the coding sequence ATGACCTACCATCCAAAATCCGATTTTATCCGTGTGATGATGGAACGCGGCTTTCTTGCCGATTGCACCGACTATCAGGGCTTGGATGACGCCTTTGCCGCGGGCGTTGTGCCCGCCTACATCGGTTTTGATGCGACAGCAAAATCGCTGCATGTTGGTTCCCTGATCCAGATCATGATGCTGCGCTGGCTGCAAAAGACCGGCCACCAACCGATCACGTTGATGGGCGGCGGCACCACGAAAGTGGGTGATCCATCGTTTCGCGCCGATGAACGCCCGCTGCTGACGCCCGATAAAATTGATGACAACATCTCGGGCATCAAAAAGGTTTTCGCGGCCTACATTAAGTACGACACAGGCCAGCCGAACAGCGCCTTGATGCTGAACAATGCCGAATGGCTCGACGATCTGAACTACCTCGATTTTCTGCGCGACATCGGCAAACATTTCTCTGTGAACCGGATGCTGAGTTTCGAATCAGTCAAATCGCGGCTCGATCGCGAACAAAGTCTCAGCTTCCTTGAATTCAACTACATGATCCTGCAAGCCTATGATTTCTTGGAACTTAACCGACGCTACGGTTGCAAATTGCAGATGGGTGGCAGCGACCAGTGGGGCAATATCGTAAACGGTATCGATCTGACGCGCCGCGTTTTGGATCACCAAATTTTCGGCCTGACATCGCCGTTGCTGACCACAAGTGACGGTAAAAAGATGGGCAAATCCCTGTCTGGCGCCATTTGGTTGAACGATGAAATGCTGAGCTCGTATGAATTCTGGCAGTTTTGGCGCAACACCACCGATTCTGATGTGGGTCGGTTCCTCAAGCTGTACACCGAACTTCCAGTTGCGGAATGTGACCGCCTTGGCGCACTTGAAGGGGCAGACATCAATGGGGCGAAAATCGTCCTCGCCAACGAAGTGACCACGCTTTTGCATGGAAAAGATGCTGCACAAGCCGCTGAAAAGACGGCCAAAGAAGTTTTTGAGAAGGGTGGTATCGGCGATGATCTTCCGACGCTGACCTTGGCCGCTTCGGACTTGGTGGATGGTATTTCGATTGTGCAACTTATTGTGAAATCTGGTCTGGCTGGCAGCGGCAAAGAAGCCAAGCGGCTGATTTCGGATGGCGGTGCGAAAATCAACGACGACATGTTGACCGATGCGGGCCGGATGATCACCGCCGCAGACCTTGAAACGCCAATAAAACTAAGTGCGGGTAAAAAACGCCACGCGCTTGTTCAATTAGGTTAA
- a CDS encoding anhydro-N-acetylmuramic acid kinase — translation MLKDQVVRVVGAMSGTSLDGVDAAEIVTDGHAFIEFGESAFRPYTKAQVAVLRAALGKWPEDDIAEACELIETVHAQVLSGFGDADLVGFHGQTLAHDPKGRGTHQAGDGSVLADVSGKTVVWDFRSADVQMGGEGAPLAPFYHFALAKKMGAFEPVAILNLGGVGNLTWIDPSLPLPQSDGALLAFDTGPANAPINDLMQARLGQSFDLDGKLAALGTVDHRIIDQFLQHPFFFRMPPKSLDRDAFIGLTNAVSDLSDADAAATLTMACATSVAQGLQGCPSPPSRMFVTGGGRSNPTLMGMIADACAVPVAPIEDAGFDGDMLEAQAFAYLAVRVAKGLPTSASGTTGVRAAIGGGTVSRPSKD, via the coding sequence ATGTTGAAAGATCAAGTGGTGCGTGTCGTTGGGGCCATGTCGGGCACGTCGCTGGACGGTGTCGATGCGGCCGAAATTGTGACGGACGGCCATGCGTTTATCGAGTTTGGCGAAAGTGCGTTTCGCCCCTACACAAAAGCCCAAGTTGCCGTGTTGCGCGCCGCACTTGGAAAATGGCCGGAAGACGACATCGCCGAAGCCTGCGAGTTGATTGAGACGGTTCACGCACAAGTCTTGAGCGGCTTTGGCGATGCCGATTTGGTCGGCTTTCACGGGCAGACGTTGGCCCATGATCCAAAGGGGCGGGGCACGCATCAGGCGGGTGACGGCAGCGTTTTGGCCGATGTCTCAGGTAAAACCGTGGTCTGGGATTTTCGCAGTGCGGATGTGCAAATGGGCGGCGAGGGTGCGCCACTGGCACCGTTTTATCACTTTGCGCTGGCCAAAAAGATGGGTGCGTTTGAACCTGTTGCCATTCTAAACTTGGGTGGTGTTGGCAACCTCACGTGGATCGATCCCAGTCTGCCCTTGCCGCAAAGCGATGGGGCGTTACTGGCGTTTGATACTGGGCCAGCCAACGCACCGATCAATGATTTGATGCAGGCGCGATTGGGGCAGTCGTTTGATCTGGATGGGAAATTGGCCGCCTTGGGAACAGTTGATCACCGAATTATTGACCAGTTCTTGCAGCATCCGTTTTTCTTTCGGATGCCGCCGAAATCGCTGGATCGCGATGCATTTATTGGACTTACCAACGCGGTTTCAGACCTGTCGGACGCGGACGCTGCAGCAACTTTGACCATGGCCTGTGCCACCTCGGTGGCGCAAGGTTTGCAGGGCTGCCCAAGCCCGCCGTCGCGCATGTTTGTAACGGGCGGTGGACGCAGTAACCCTACGCTTATGGGGATGATCGCAGATGCCTGCGCCGTTCCCGTAGCCCCAATTGAGGACGCAGGGTTTGACGGCGACATGCTGGAAGCGCAGGCGTTTGCCTACCTCGCAGTGCGCGTCGCCAAAGGGTTGCCAACCAGCGCATCGGGCACCACGGGCGTGCGCGCTGCAATTGGCGGTGGCACCGTTTCGCGCCCGTCGAAAGATTAG